The following proteins are encoded in a genomic region of Sparus aurata chromosome 23, fSpaAur1.1, whole genome shotgun sequence:
- the prr14 gene encoding uncharacterized protein prr14 isoform X1 produces the protein MLTYSSEPLPQIVCPMDEDAIPQNRFCSAPPHSEPPPPLLPLSSTTPSCANNGISGHRRSGRIQGNRTQTPKKQGNTDSGAAQKPSRQNPSPSKRQRATGSMVQASQSTQPRVESTHGHEKQNKDGFDFSLAPECQKWQEDQKSPQEEIHFSAAENVVQQFSDNTTENLDATKSDMDTCVGLPIVHSAVNASASKGWVIGPLFQSFKSKMASFTEIVMSPVKLFKANSPPPSMDCPDLLNDCELQTDGTPDVEPSEPSDMFHPEAQGENGNEDAKTNPQRLSGVEDEQNSKTVAIKYSKKLSFDMDLSTHSSEQPNECALTLKDKDIPDSVPSQHSPLPCTVSEDVSESAGSVCMSSLQLQPSVNVSASHKSTSKISSDNKEQKSKQAVRLKPLPRKCSGNRRKVISKTLTSEVKKEESEAEIIEDQVSFKTTLSSSSVCCTQPDTDGPQPDDDDEKKMDGFHLVRQSLHNDFNVSTNGRTLKPTLSAQQLGCHVNHETFSAAGLGKAKRELKEDCQSQEFVKRKRLTRDIGAKEAKQRELSNVASDSGVLRGRRSPRKQVVLTNTNENGEERLRPDRKRQAVSTRANKKGKDVVEMLGTINEEVLNTQTESFSDAMLLCSLDKSSWVSEDNQKGSKLTPSVSCKRLKTKTALGKPDVNINNSMDLETTIAITSTKQAEQEPLSEVLVRPNIKPLQSTRKCRDTNKKPLKRKSPIQATESDSTVVPTSSRLPMEPVEVTPADSKTPQHVENEESGKTQLDQLSKRPRKGLRGAVKSSASSGSRETERLHLKTKENQSQEGNGEISMDPVYFEMTPFENNHQPGPSASQLPLDCYVHLNTDIEHFNDEKDKGTAVADEVSPTDAETSHHSSIRVCRLRSSARRVNTKPRRAGNQRRRFMVFHRTNDGEEATKSVTMDDVDLPTSGANSSENGSSRPLLRSYSCPEIPSFRPIDLPWTTSVHSPHHSRINTSHQHQSHTPVHQSSKSLRRTRRHTVCSIEVEREIAPLCLRKEVYPSRRSFPYDSTSHNLSPSHALSPSTSLTALASGFLSSPLAFLSKKADSRGGPASPSTSTHVSSPASSSSIYPLSTSPWRLSGFLQRTDSSGATFNSSSSGLPMECEIERRGQSEEEDDGENTSSSSQEFEDVVLREEKAFSDSEIKVVQKREERGKVSSIRIRKTLPKPQNNLTPMGLPKPIRLKKKEFSLEEIYTNKNFSKPPESRLETIFEVALNRKNGSESWFGQRRVKRFLEFLEVGEARRPKKPLAGVGKAGISSSRTRRGGSPKDEPSLSVQDVDSLLCAKLDQLNLWLMDDQKDS, from the exons ATGTTGACTTATTCCTCTGAACCACTCCCTCAGATAGTTTGTCCAATGGATGAAGATGCTATTCCCCAAAACCGTTTTTGTAGTGCACCTCCCCACAGTGAACCTCCACCACCTCTCCTCCCCCTTTCCTCCACCACTCCCAG CTGTGCAAATAATGGAATATCTGGACACAGAAGGAGTGGTCGCATTCAAGGGAACAGAACCCAAACTCCTAAAAAGCAGGGCAACACAGACAGCGGGGCAGCTCAGAAACCTTCCAGACAGAATCCGTCCCCCTCCAAAAGACAAAGAGCAACTGGAAGCATG GTACAAGCATCACAGTCCACGCAGCCAAGAGTTGAAAGCACACATGGacatgagaaacaaaacaag GATGGCTTTGATTTTAGCCTTGCACCAGAGTGCCAGAAATG GCAAGAAGACCAGAAAAGCCCACAGGAGGAAATtcatttctctgctgcagaaaaTGTAGTTCAGCAGTTTTCTGACAATACCACAGAAAATCTTGACGCCACTAAATCTGACATGGATACATGTGTGGGATTACCTATTGTACACTCTGCTGTAAATGCGTCTGCCTCGAAGGGATGGGTGATTGGACCCTTGTTTCAGTCCTTCAAGTCAAAGATGGCCAGTTTCACAGAGATAGTCATGAGTCCTGTTAAACTCTTCAAAGCTAACAGTCCTCCTCCGTCCATGGACTGTCCAGACTTACTCAATGATTGCGAGTTACAGACTGATGGAACACCAGATGTTGAACCTTCAGAGCCAAGTGATATGTTTCATCCAGAAGCACAAGGTGAGAATGGGAATGAGGACGCTAAAACTAATCCGCAGAGGCTCAGTGGAGTAGAAGATGAACAAAATTCAAAAACTGTTGCTATTAAGTATTCCAAAAAATTATCGTTTGACATGGACTTATCAACACACAGCTCTGAGCAGCCAAATGAATGTGCATTAACTCTGAAGGACAAAGACATACCTGATTCTGTGCCTTCACAACACAGTCCCTTACCCTGCACTGTTTCTGAGGATGTTTCAGAATCTGCTGGGTCTGTTTGTATGTCCTCCTTACAGCTACAGCCCTCTGTCAATGTAAGTGCCTCACACAAATCCACCTCAAAGATATCCAGTGATAACAAGGAGCAGAAAAGCAAACAGGCTGTCCGGCTCAAGCCACTGCCGAGGAAATGTTCAGGAAATAGAAGGAAGGTTATCTCTAAAACTTTAACGTCTGAAGTCAAAAAGGAAGAGTCTGAGGCAGAGATTATTGAGGATCAGGTTTCTTTCAAGACAACACTGTCATCATCCTCAGTCTGTTGTACTCAGCCTGACACTGATGGTCCGcagcctgatgatgatgatgaaaagaaaatggacGGATTCCACTTGGTTCGCCAAAGCCTCCACAATGACTTCAATGTCAGCACCAATGGGAGAACTCTGAAACCAACTTTGAGTGCTCAGCAGCTTGGTTGTCATGTAAACCATGAAACTTTTTCAGCTGCAGGTCTTGGGAAAGCAAAGAGGGAGCTGAAAGAAGACTGTCAGTCCCAAGAGTTTGTGAAAAGGAAAAGATTGACGAGGGATATAGGTgcaaaagaagcaaaacaacGAGAGTTGTCAAATGTGGCTTCAGATAGTGGTGTATTAAGAGGGCGAAGATCACCAAGAAAGCAAGTTGTGTTGACAAATACCAATGAGAATGGTGAAGAAAGACTGAGACCTGACAGAAAAAGACAGGCTGTCTCAACAAGAGCAAATAAGAAAGGAAAAGATGTGGTAGAAATGCTTGGTACGATAAATGAAGAAGTgttaaacacacagactgaaaGTTTCTCTGATGCAATGTTGCTTTGCTCGCTTGACAAAAGCAGCTGGGTGTCTGAAGACAACCAAAAAGGCAGCAAGTTGACGCCCAGTGTTTCATGCAAAAGActgaagacaaaaacagctcTTGGTAAACCTGACGTAAACATTAATAACAGTATGGATCTGGAAACCACCATTGCAATCACCTCTACAAAACAAGCCGAGCAGGAACCGTTATCAGAAGTCCTAGTCCGTCCTAATATAAAGCCGCTCCAGAGCACCAGAAAGTGCAGGGATACAAACAAGAAACCACTAAAACGGAAATCGCCAATTCAAGCCACAGAATCAGACAGCACTGTGGTTCCTACCTCATCAAGACTACCAATGGAGCCAGTGGAAGTCACACCCGCAGATTCTAAAACCCCCCAGCATGTTGAAAATGAAGAGAGCGGGAAAACACAGCTGGACCAGCTGTCCAAGAGACCCAGAAAGGGTTTAAGAGGTGCTGTTAAATCATCTGCATCAAGTGGGAgtcgagagacagagagacttCATTTGAAAACCAAAGAAAACCAGTCTCAAGAAGGCAATGGTGAAATCTCAATGGACCCTGTGTATTTTGAAATGACACCTTTTGAAAATAATCACCAACCAGGCCCTTCAGCCTCCCAACTTCCTTTAGACTGTTATGTACATTTAAATACTGACATTGAGCATTTCAATGATGAGAAAGATAAGGGTACTGCTGTGGCAGATGAGGTATCTCCCACTGACGCTGAAACCAGTCACCACAGCAGCATCCGTGTCTGTAGGCTAAGGTCTAGTGCAAGAAGGGTTAACACTAAACCAAGGAGGGCAGGTAACCAAAGGAGAAGATTCATGGTTTTTCATAGGACAAACGACGGTGAAGAGGCGACAAAGTCTGTCACTATGGATGATGTAGACCTGCCCACATCAGGTGCTAACTCTTCAGAAAATGGCTCGTCAAGGCCCCTGTTACGCAGCTACTCTTGCCCAGAGATCCCCTCATTCCGTCCCATTGACCTACCCTGGACAACTTCTGTGCATTCACCACATCACAGCAGGATTAACACATCACACCAGCATCAGTCACACACTCCTGTCCATCAGTCCAGCAAATCCCTACGTCGGACTCGTCGACACACAGTCTGCAGTATTGAAGTGGAGAGGGAGATTGCCCCTCTCTGCCTTCGTAAGGAGGTGTATCCATCCAGAAGATCTTTCCCGTATGACAGCACCAGCCACAACCTGTCTCCTAGTCATGCACTGTCTCCCAGCACTTCCCTTACAGCACTTGCCTCCGGTTTCCTTTCGAGCCCCCTTGCTTTCCTTTCTAAGAAagctgacagcagaggaggCCCTGCCAGCCCCAGCACTTCCACTCATGTTTCCTCTCCCGCCTCCTCTTCTTCAATATATCCATTGAGCACCTCCCCATGGCGCCTATCAGGATTCCTCCAGAGAACTGACTCATCGGGTGCTACCTTTAACTCTAGTAGCAG TGGACTGCCCATGGAGTGTGAGATTGAGAGAAgaggacagagtgaagaggaagatgatggcGAGAACACGAGCTCATCCAGCCAGGAGTTTGAAGATGTAGTGCTGAGGGAGGAAAAGgctttttctgattctgaaatcaaG GTGGTCCAAAAGCGTGAGGAACGAGGGAAGGTGTCGTCTATTAGAATTCGGAAAACTTTACCCAAACCTCAGAACAACCTGACACCCATGGGCCTGCCCAAACCCATCAG GCTAAAAAAGAAGGAGTTTAGTTTGGAAGAAATTTACACCAATAAGAATTTCAGCAAACCGCCTGAAAG CCGGCTGGAGACCATATTTGAGGTGGCTCTAAATCGCAAGAACGGTTCTGAGTCCTGGTTTGGCCAGAGGCGCGTCAAGCGATTCTTGGAGTTCCTTGAGGTTGGTGAGGCCAGAAGACCAAAGAAGCCACTTGCTGGTGTTGGAAAGGCAGGTATTTCATCTTCCAGGACGAGACGCGGGGGCTCCCCTAAAGACGAACCGTCCCTCAGTGTACAGGATGTGGACTCGCTTCTCTGTGCCAAGCTGGATCAGCTGAATTTGTGGTTGATGGATGATCAGAAAGACAGTTGA
- the prr14 gene encoding uncharacterized protein prr14 isoform X2, with the protein MVQASQSTQPRVESTHGHEKQNKDGFDFSLAPECQKWQEDQKSPQEEIHFSAAENVVQQFSDNTTENLDATKSDMDTCVGLPIVHSAVNASASKGWVIGPLFQSFKSKMASFTEIVMSPVKLFKANSPPPSMDCPDLLNDCELQTDGTPDVEPSEPSDMFHPEAQGENGNEDAKTNPQRLSGVEDEQNSKTVAIKYSKKLSFDMDLSTHSSEQPNECALTLKDKDIPDSVPSQHSPLPCTVSEDVSESAGSVCMSSLQLQPSVNVSASHKSTSKISSDNKEQKSKQAVRLKPLPRKCSGNRRKVISKTLTSEVKKEESEAEIIEDQVSFKTTLSSSSVCCTQPDTDGPQPDDDDEKKMDGFHLVRQSLHNDFNVSTNGRTLKPTLSAQQLGCHVNHETFSAAGLGKAKRELKEDCQSQEFVKRKRLTRDIGAKEAKQRELSNVASDSGVLRGRRSPRKQVVLTNTNENGEERLRPDRKRQAVSTRANKKGKDVVEMLGTINEEVLNTQTESFSDAMLLCSLDKSSWVSEDNQKGSKLTPSVSCKRLKTKTALGKPDVNINNSMDLETTIAITSTKQAEQEPLSEVLVRPNIKPLQSTRKCRDTNKKPLKRKSPIQATESDSTVVPTSSRLPMEPVEVTPADSKTPQHVENEESGKTQLDQLSKRPRKGLRGAVKSSASSGSRETERLHLKTKENQSQEGNGEISMDPVYFEMTPFENNHQPGPSASQLPLDCYVHLNTDIEHFNDEKDKGTAVADEVSPTDAETSHHSSIRVCRLRSSARRVNTKPRRAGNQRRRFMVFHRTNDGEEATKSVTMDDVDLPTSGANSSENGSSRPLLRSYSCPEIPSFRPIDLPWTTSVHSPHHSRINTSHQHQSHTPVHQSSKSLRRTRRHTVCSIEVEREIAPLCLRKEVYPSRRSFPYDSTSHNLSPSHALSPSTSLTALASGFLSSPLAFLSKKADSRGGPASPSTSTHVSSPASSSSIYPLSTSPWRLSGFLQRTDSSGATFNSSSSGLPMECEIERRGQSEEEDDGENTSSSSQEFEDVVLREEKAFSDSEIKVVQKREERGKVSSIRIRKTLPKPQNNLTPMGLPKPIRLKKKEFSLEEIYTNKNFSKPPESRLETIFEVALNRKNGSESWFGQRRVKRFLEFLEVGEARRPKKPLAGVGKAGISSSRTRRGGSPKDEPSLSVQDVDSLLCAKLDQLNLWLMDDQKDS; encoded by the exons ATG GTACAAGCATCACAGTCCACGCAGCCAAGAGTTGAAAGCACACATGGacatgagaaacaaaacaag GATGGCTTTGATTTTAGCCTTGCACCAGAGTGCCAGAAATG GCAAGAAGACCAGAAAAGCCCACAGGAGGAAATtcatttctctgctgcagaaaaTGTAGTTCAGCAGTTTTCTGACAATACCACAGAAAATCTTGACGCCACTAAATCTGACATGGATACATGTGTGGGATTACCTATTGTACACTCTGCTGTAAATGCGTCTGCCTCGAAGGGATGGGTGATTGGACCCTTGTTTCAGTCCTTCAAGTCAAAGATGGCCAGTTTCACAGAGATAGTCATGAGTCCTGTTAAACTCTTCAAAGCTAACAGTCCTCCTCCGTCCATGGACTGTCCAGACTTACTCAATGATTGCGAGTTACAGACTGATGGAACACCAGATGTTGAACCTTCAGAGCCAAGTGATATGTTTCATCCAGAAGCACAAGGTGAGAATGGGAATGAGGACGCTAAAACTAATCCGCAGAGGCTCAGTGGAGTAGAAGATGAACAAAATTCAAAAACTGTTGCTATTAAGTATTCCAAAAAATTATCGTTTGACATGGACTTATCAACACACAGCTCTGAGCAGCCAAATGAATGTGCATTAACTCTGAAGGACAAAGACATACCTGATTCTGTGCCTTCACAACACAGTCCCTTACCCTGCACTGTTTCTGAGGATGTTTCAGAATCTGCTGGGTCTGTTTGTATGTCCTCCTTACAGCTACAGCCCTCTGTCAATGTAAGTGCCTCACACAAATCCACCTCAAAGATATCCAGTGATAACAAGGAGCAGAAAAGCAAACAGGCTGTCCGGCTCAAGCCACTGCCGAGGAAATGTTCAGGAAATAGAAGGAAGGTTATCTCTAAAACTTTAACGTCTGAAGTCAAAAAGGAAGAGTCTGAGGCAGAGATTATTGAGGATCAGGTTTCTTTCAAGACAACACTGTCATCATCCTCAGTCTGTTGTACTCAGCCTGACACTGATGGTCCGcagcctgatgatgatgatgaaaagaaaatggacGGATTCCACTTGGTTCGCCAAAGCCTCCACAATGACTTCAATGTCAGCACCAATGGGAGAACTCTGAAACCAACTTTGAGTGCTCAGCAGCTTGGTTGTCATGTAAACCATGAAACTTTTTCAGCTGCAGGTCTTGGGAAAGCAAAGAGGGAGCTGAAAGAAGACTGTCAGTCCCAAGAGTTTGTGAAAAGGAAAAGATTGACGAGGGATATAGGTgcaaaagaagcaaaacaacGAGAGTTGTCAAATGTGGCTTCAGATAGTGGTGTATTAAGAGGGCGAAGATCACCAAGAAAGCAAGTTGTGTTGACAAATACCAATGAGAATGGTGAAGAAAGACTGAGACCTGACAGAAAAAGACAGGCTGTCTCAACAAGAGCAAATAAGAAAGGAAAAGATGTGGTAGAAATGCTTGGTACGATAAATGAAGAAGTgttaaacacacagactgaaaGTTTCTCTGATGCAATGTTGCTTTGCTCGCTTGACAAAAGCAGCTGGGTGTCTGAAGACAACCAAAAAGGCAGCAAGTTGACGCCCAGTGTTTCATGCAAAAGActgaagacaaaaacagctcTTGGTAAACCTGACGTAAACATTAATAACAGTATGGATCTGGAAACCACCATTGCAATCACCTCTACAAAACAAGCCGAGCAGGAACCGTTATCAGAAGTCCTAGTCCGTCCTAATATAAAGCCGCTCCAGAGCACCAGAAAGTGCAGGGATACAAACAAGAAACCACTAAAACGGAAATCGCCAATTCAAGCCACAGAATCAGACAGCACTGTGGTTCCTACCTCATCAAGACTACCAATGGAGCCAGTGGAAGTCACACCCGCAGATTCTAAAACCCCCCAGCATGTTGAAAATGAAGAGAGCGGGAAAACACAGCTGGACCAGCTGTCCAAGAGACCCAGAAAGGGTTTAAGAGGTGCTGTTAAATCATCTGCATCAAGTGGGAgtcgagagacagagagacttCATTTGAAAACCAAAGAAAACCAGTCTCAAGAAGGCAATGGTGAAATCTCAATGGACCCTGTGTATTTTGAAATGACACCTTTTGAAAATAATCACCAACCAGGCCCTTCAGCCTCCCAACTTCCTTTAGACTGTTATGTACATTTAAATACTGACATTGAGCATTTCAATGATGAGAAAGATAAGGGTACTGCTGTGGCAGATGAGGTATCTCCCACTGACGCTGAAACCAGTCACCACAGCAGCATCCGTGTCTGTAGGCTAAGGTCTAGTGCAAGAAGGGTTAACACTAAACCAAGGAGGGCAGGTAACCAAAGGAGAAGATTCATGGTTTTTCATAGGACAAACGACGGTGAAGAGGCGACAAAGTCTGTCACTATGGATGATGTAGACCTGCCCACATCAGGTGCTAACTCTTCAGAAAATGGCTCGTCAAGGCCCCTGTTACGCAGCTACTCTTGCCCAGAGATCCCCTCATTCCGTCCCATTGACCTACCCTGGACAACTTCTGTGCATTCACCACATCACAGCAGGATTAACACATCACACCAGCATCAGTCACACACTCCTGTCCATCAGTCCAGCAAATCCCTACGTCGGACTCGTCGACACACAGTCTGCAGTATTGAAGTGGAGAGGGAGATTGCCCCTCTCTGCCTTCGTAAGGAGGTGTATCCATCCAGAAGATCTTTCCCGTATGACAGCACCAGCCACAACCTGTCTCCTAGTCATGCACTGTCTCCCAGCACTTCCCTTACAGCACTTGCCTCCGGTTTCCTTTCGAGCCCCCTTGCTTTCCTTTCTAAGAAagctgacagcagaggaggCCCTGCCAGCCCCAGCACTTCCACTCATGTTTCCTCTCCCGCCTCCTCTTCTTCAATATATCCATTGAGCACCTCCCCATGGCGCCTATCAGGATTCCTCCAGAGAACTGACTCATCGGGTGCTACCTTTAACTCTAGTAGCAG TGGACTGCCCATGGAGTGTGAGATTGAGAGAAgaggacagagtgaagaggaagatgatggcGAGAACACGAGCTCATCCAGCCAGGAGTTTGAAGATGTAGTGCTGAGGGAGGAAAAGgctttttctgattctgaaatcaaG GTGGTCCAAAAGCGTGAGGAACGAGGGAAGGTGTCGTCTATTAGAATTCGGAAAACTTTACCCAAACCTCAGAACAACCTGACACCCATGGGCCTGCCCAAACCCATCAG GCTAAAAAAGAAGGAGTTTAGTTTGGAAGAAATTTACACCAATAAGAATTTCAGCAAACCGCCTGAAAG CCGGCTGGAGACCATATTTGAGGTGGCTCTAAATCGCAAGAACGGTTCTGAGTCCTGGTTTGGCCAGAGGCGCGTCAAGCGATTCTTGGAGTTCCTTGAGGTTGGTGAGGCCAGAAGACCAAAGAAGCCACTTGCTGGTGTTGGAAAGGCAGGTATTTCATCTTCCAGGACGAGACGCGGGGGCTCCCCTAAAGACGAACCGTCCCTCAGTGTACAGGATGTGGACTCGCTTCTCTGTGCCAAGCTGGATCAGCTGAATTTGTGGTTGATGGATGATCAGAAAGACAGTTGA